Part of the Pieris napi chromosome 6, ilPieNapi1.2, whole genome shotgun sequence genome, ATGAAGCAGATCACAGCACACATCAAATAGACATAGAGAGCTTTCCATGGCGAGATTACACCTCGACAGCGACGAACATCGAACAATCAAAGCCGACACGTGTCGCGTTGCCCACGCTAAGAGCTGGTAACAAATGGGCATCGCGACAGAAGTATTGAGTGTCGAAGAGGCGCGTACTCACGCGCATGCCCTCCCATCTGGAGACAGCACGGAGGGGTCGTAGAGCTCGCAAAGTGCGCATGGACCGAAACGCTGGGATGTCGTCCGCTCCGGCCATCACCGCTCCGTGGTTAACGAGTGACAACTACCGTCATTAAATTAGTACGATAATACAAACTATATCTTACGTACATTTGCCTTTGATAAGAATAAAGAACATGAAGTAAATGTACTTTAGACTTTGGTAGTCGAATCGACAGTTACGATCCATACATACTAagcttataattatataaaaaaagccgATAATTTACCATGACAATTATGAAATCGAGCCAGCACCAGGCGTTGGTGAAGTACTTCTGAAATCCGAGAGCTAACCATTTGATTAACATCTCAATAAAGAATATTACAGTGAATATACGATCCATGTAATATAAGATGTCTTGAAGAATTGGTCGATGTGGTAGATGGACATCTTCTAACGCCTAAAAACaagatttaagtaaataataacatatttaatatagtaaaaaaatacggGGATAAAGCTCAATTACCAATGCCAAACTACTAAGTAAAATCATTGTTATCACAGCCGTTTCGAAATAGGTATTTTCTATTAATCGAAAGGTTTTCAGTCTAAGGGTTGCCCAGCCTTGCCAAAATGGAGACTCGTCATCTCCGGCTAAGAAGGGGAAGCGCGCATAGCAAGGTTCTGGACAACAGTCCGCTGGTGTGAGATCCACTACATCCTCGTCTGCGGCCAcctttatatctatttttgctAAGCCATCAAGTTTTCCATCCTCCTCGTCTTCAATCATttctataaagaaatattcgGTTATGAAACAAACATATATTCTAACGGCATACAATACATGCCGGTAGTCAAACGAGGAGACTATTTATATACCTTCTTCTAAACCTAATTCTTCTTTACTTGCGTCTTTCTTTTCTTCTCCGTCTATCGTATCCGCAGATCCTTTATGACTTTCGTCTTTAAATGATCTTATTTTATGACTACCATAAGATTTTTGACTTATTGTATCATCATCctgaaaattcaaatatttggaATATAATCGgatacatacaatataaatttggGTTTAATAAGAAAGTAGGGACCTGTATCGGATAACCATGATGATTTATATCACTGTTTATTCGATTGTCAGTATGATTATCCGTTATAGCATTGATATTATTCATCAATATATtcccttttttatatttattgtcacCTGGAAAATAGAGTTTAGTTTCAATTTATATGAGTTCATATGcacgttttaatttaaatagtctTTCATACCTGGTATCGTAAATTCCATTCCGTCACCTATAGCTACCTCCACTTGATCTTTTAGTTTCTTGTCTTTGAATAAAACCCCATCTTCGATATCGGCACCTAATTCCAGTTCATTGTCGACTCGTTCTGAAGAAACACAGCGGGCACATAATGCCGCCTTTAAGCCTACATCCGTGCGTCATTTGTCGCCGCCAACAGCCAAGCATAGAATAGAGATCAGgacaaaattttgtaaataattgcCGAATTTGATACAACTCCTGtgattattattgtgttaagCATGTGTGATgtcttgaatatttaaatatatttacttacataTTTATCAAATGCTCAAAAGCTAAAACTtcgatttttttgtttgattgaaTTTAACGACTATATAGTTTacgatataaatattttttatcatatcacTTAGACCTAACATTTAAcacaaattaacaataaaaatgtaatagtaATAAACACAGCATGCACAACAAACAAAGCtagtatagtatataatacataCTACTGTAATACATATGGATATAATATATGAAGcgaatatactaaatatactGTATGGAGGTAAGAGTGTATCGGGAATATTATAGAGGACAGCTCTACACTTGACTGCTAGGGCACAAGCAACGCACAGTGTTAACAATAACAACCATTGCATGTCATGCTTTATTGTATACATCGATTTATATGATTTGTTACTTTAACACATATAACACACGGATTAATGTAATTGACTATTTATCCTGAAATACAATGAAATTACACACAACATTCAAAATGTCTACTATAAACTCACCTGGAGCGTGAATAGCAATCTGATTCGTCAATTTGCTTTtgactatttttaaaacatcggCTGCGTTTTTTTTGACCCAATCGATAAACCGGGATATTCTATTAAAAGCCTCCGCGATTTTGTTCGTGTCCTGATCGGCTGTTGGCGTCGATAGACTCGAGGAACCAAAATTTGACAGTAAGAGGGCCAAGAAGAGGTTAAGTACCTGGAATTCGATAAATGTTAAACGCATTCAATTGCTTTATGTGTACTTATTTCTAGATCATAAAACATACCACAAGATTGCCAATAACGACCGTTGCCAAGAAGAAAGGTATACAAGAAACATCTCCAACCAGCATGCAATCCCACATACTCTCTATCCATTCTCCACATAATACTCGGAATACTATCATGAAACTGTGCATGAAATCCGTGAAGTTCCACCTTGGGAGCTCTCCACCAGGAAAACGGTCTACGTAATCTGTATACGTGATAATCGTTCGTCAATAATGAGTTTATAAATagtactataatttttaatcgatcaaaacaatatttttaattcaatgtaaaaaagtttaatttataactgattttaaaaatattaatcgtTAGACTGATTCaagaatattaacataaaagaaataaattttgcattaaatatagaaaattttaaatgtcgCTTAAAACTTTGCTTGTATAAAACATTGTTAATAGGTTAGAtcctaattaaaattaaagcgCTTACGAAAATTGCATATTACGCAGAAGAATCAgaacgtaatttaaaatatttggcaATTAATAGCAAGCCATCTTGCAACATGCCTCTGGGAATTGCAATTTAAAACAGGAAACCTGCATATCTTTTGCTCAGCATACagccatattaaaaaaatattgttacctttatgaaaaatacatacaacataacaaatatatatacaacaaagatataataactttaaattagatCATGCATAGAGGCCTTCTACTTAAAAGGGGCAAACATTTAACAAGTAATCGTATATTTAAGGTTATTACAAGGCACTAATGAAAAATGAACATTAAGATGTACAATGAGAAGATGAATTATAACTGATAGGAAGCTAGCTTAAACGTTTCACAAGTGAGGCGCCATCGCTAAGGGGCAGCAATAGATACATACAATAGTTAGTCTAGCTCACGTGGGGTCGCAATTCACAACGACGTTTGCCAATCAAACAACATGAGCATAACAGTGTGACGCACATCAACACAATGAGCTCTAGACAATCTGACGGCGATCCTACCTAAAGCGTGGACTATtcgaattttgaaaatttaatttacattccACACTTTAGCAATTTCAGTGAATATATTTCGCGATGATTTTACCGTGTCAACCCGAGCGACTTATGTTTTCATTACCCAAAGAGAATTTTTCTGACAGTTCGATgcttgaaataaattcactgGACCGAATCGCCGCATCAACAACGTCCAATATAACATCGAACATGCACCACTCCCACCGATCACCACTTACCCACATAATTTTTCCCGAATAGTTGCATACCCATCACggcaaatatgaaaataatgatGCACAATACGAAGGTCAGGTTGCCCAAGGCACCCATCGTCCTACCCATTATAGAGATGAGTAAATTAAGAGTCGGCCATGACTTTGCCAATTTGAATACTCGAAGCTGCAATTATAAATTGTGAAACAAGGCGTCACACAAGCTCGCTTGCCGGCGCATCACCTATGCTACAGCGGCCTCTGAAGACCTATGAGCACTCAGCACGCGCCGTCGTGAGTGATTACAGGTCTGAACTCTGACTAATATTAGCGGAATGTGTGCTACAATATCTCTCCGATTATGTGCATTTATATTGATTCATGAGTGGGATATATGTTGACTATTGTCTATTATTGCGTTTACTACGTTTTGGGAGAGCGTTTtgattgatattattttacgatCCATAGATCGTACTTGTGTTATTCCTATCCTTAAAGTGACATAGATCCCATCAGTAATAGATCTGATGCAATACCCTTCGTAAGCGAAGCTGCATGTCATTTCTATTTTACTCAATGCAAAGCTTAATAGTTATGATTGTAAGCGTGATAGCCTTATAACGTTTATCGTTTAGGCTCTTTGTGAGCCATTCCGTGTTATAAAGCCACAGCATAACTGAATGttccttaaaaataatattcaatcaAAGCCCTGTGTTCGACAGTCGATAGTGTAAAGCTGAATAAGAATTGATAACTAAGGCTTATATGTTCTTAGAGATGCtaaattgtttttcaattgaaCCTGTGTAGTTCTTCCCAAACAACTGCATCCCCATCACGGcaaatatgaatataatgaTGCAAAGTACAAAGGTCAAGTTCCCTAAAGCTCCCACAGTCCTACCCATTATGGATATTATAAGGTTTAGCGCCGGCCAAGACTTAGCCAGTTTAAATACACGTagctgaaaatattttaggaaATGTAAGAACATAAACATGACGTATAACGAAGAAAGTAGGTAGCGGTGAAAGCACCAGCTGTTATTACAAATACCTGAAATTGTCTGTAAATTACTTCCTGTTAAAATGGTTATCGCCattattttcaaatcaaaCCGTATGTTAGATACATAattagtataaattaatattgattagCACTTACCAATCGGAATGAACGTAATACTGACAAACCCTGAACTCCTTCCAGTCCTAATTCCAATAATGATAAGGCCACAATGATAAAGTCAAAAATGTTCCATCCTTCTTGAAAGTAAAATTTGGGACTCATTGCTATTAATTTTAGCATCGCTTCAATACCGAATGTAGCAGTGAAAAACTGGAAACGATATAATccaatttttacatattttcaataagacgcaatattaattttctcttCAGCATGgacaatttagtttaaaaactcTGGGGGTCTAAAACTACAACTGGATACTTACATAATTACCACTTTTCAACGCTCTTTCCATATCTTTGTCCATGTCGTGATGATCCAGTGCCATAAACAGAGTATTGACCACGATACACAACGTGATGAACAGTTCTACAAACGGATCGAACACCAAAAGCGCGACGTATTTCTGAAACTCCAGCCATAGCCAGCAGCAATCCCACACACAGAAGAAGTCTATCCCTTTCATGAGCCACTCCAGGAGTCTCTCCTTGAAGGTGGGCCCTTCATCGTCATCTTCAGCTGTTGAGAAGTAGTATACTGACACTGTTGTGTCACGTTTACCGGAGTGTGTGTGGTGTGAGGAgagacaaaaaataaacatggtTAGTATTCGCTCATTATTTTGAGTAGCCAAAAACCGAATACACATAGCCAATACTACTTAgcaatattcatattttttgaattttattggCTGTCATTTATCTCTCGTGGTTCAACTGTTCAAGATTATGGTATGGCTTGAACTACGTGCTAGGATTGtgcttaaaataaagaaaattttcacacgAGATCACATCTCATTTTCTGCAAAGCGAGtcactatattttatactactgTACTGCAATGATCTATTAATGATTCATTTCCCTTTAATAGTAAATCAAgtcaaaaaatatgaatatcgAGATTTTGATTTTACATGGATAGCAGAAGCGCATCAAATCGCGTCTACACCGTACAAAatagattttactaaattatcGCTTTTAGAACACTAAGTGACATTtgttaatgattttaaataaatggtgATAATTGCTATGTTCAtgcaattcaattaaatacgtgggatttaatatatattttgtgcaACACGTGCATGGCTACGGTTAGCataaatgttaaaacaatgggaaaaaaattatataaaagggTAAGCGTAAGACTTGAGACGGAAtgcaaaacaaaagaaagtgGTATTTGTGTAGTTTGACAGGACAGTGAAGGTGCTTCATTAGGCTtctaaacaatataaatgaCACCCaatgtttatgtatttttgccaATTATGCATTTTTGCATAATGAGCAAATACCGCAGTGTATACTGTTGAATGTTCAGTGTGAAAAGTGTTAGTAGTTTGTGTATTAAAAGCGAACAGTTTGTATAAaatgtacaaataaaaacaagacaACGGACAAGACAGCTGATACAATAGACAAGACAAACGTTAAGTTAACACAGACATAAAATGCTTTACTTTTACCATGTACGCATTGGACTCTATTTTATAGAGCTAgatcatacaaatatatttaatggcCGATAGTTAATTGATATTGATGGCCCTTTATAGTCCCAATGCATACATGgctttgttaattaattagtatttatatatatatatatacacacattttatttattagaaacgtaCCATTTTGCTCGCTCGCTCTACTTTGCCTTCCAGCTTgttcaattatttcatttagtaCCATAACATctgaaatacatatacatgATCGATAAACTGTCGTAAAAAATCAAccatattgtttttgatattggttataataatatatgcaaacgggcaggagactcacctaatgttaagtgatacatggacactcacattgccagaaggctcgcaagtgcgttgccgaccttttaagaattggtatgctcttttcttgaaggaccctacgTCGAATTCATTCGGAAATAATTCAATGGGCAGCTAACATTCTCAACATCTTCGTATCttcgtttaaatttttatataaataattacaaattaccATTTTACCAAACAGAAACTTAAAAGGACCAGTCCCCCATGCCgttaatagtaaaatataaatagtaatattcaTACCTCTCATATCAACGACATTTGGCTGCTGCGATGTCGCAATGAACGGATTATCATTCGACTGTTTTAGAACTTTGCCAGCCTCGTCTGTACATTCTGTTGTACTAACTTCctgaaattgttaaaaatctccttatatttcaataaaagctAGCAATATTCGCTAATAACAATGGAAAGTGCTTTCAGCAGCAATATATCATCATTATGACAGTGTACGATAATGAAACAACTTGTGAGATATGTAAGTGTGTCACGCTTGCAAATAATTAGTCGACGCTTATAACAAAAGAATGATAAGCTCATACATATTCTTTTAATGGTCGAGATACCAGCGACGACTCTTGTCTGGGCAGCGCGTAGGCGTGAGGTTGGGAAGTAATGCTGTGGTTCCTGGACGCTGATCGACCTCTGAGTTTGGCCTCCTTGGTTTGAGCTTTTCCCCCTAAGAGATCGCCGTGCGACGTGTATGACAGCCTAGACTGGTGTGATGTATAGGAGGAATGTCTGGATCCTAAAACATGTAATAAACGCCTCAGTGACAGTTGCAACTGTCAGAATTCCATCATATAAGAAAGGTAAATTGTACACTTCAAAGAAAATGACACCAAATGTGATCTAGATAATGATAACATACCCAAGTTCGCATAATAGACTGGTATTATAATAGCGCCGTTCTCCTCTGACATAGGCGTAACTGCATTTGAGTCATCAGCATAAGGCAAATGTTCCTGTGCGTCCAAGTATGTTGATAAAACAAGTGGTTTCCGATCGGCTCCCGGTGGATACCTATTCCTCCCGTTTGGCCTTAACGCCATTTGATGAGAGCCTCGGGAACCACGTCGTAAATTGAACGGTGATCCAGGTAGTGACAAGGAAGCCTGAAGTCACACacatagtaatatttattttataacaaattccTTAAACCTACTAAGTACTTTTTgaaactattaaaatttttctttaacctttcttcCTTCTAGAAACTTTCATTTGGATTCGAGTTATACTAATATTTGATCATTTAACGAAATCAACTTCCTCAATTCAGATCGAGTGAAAATGTCATGGAAACTGATCACTACTTGATTTGTACTCGCAGAGGCTTTGTCTGatcgtaattaaattaattatcaagAAATATATCCTACAAATCTTTCATGTGCTAATAAACAAGTAGAAGGCGAAAAAAATACATGAATGGAAACTCGAAAGTTTgggataaaataattacaaaagtgCTGGAGGTGTCTCAATGCATCAAAACATATGCATACATGATTTAATGCTAGCGAACTGACACGATTTGGTGCAATAAGACATTAAGACAACAAGACTAATAGCGGaatataaggacaagaaaAGGTATATAGTTTAGAACATCAAAAGGAAGGAAGGGGATCACAAACACCAATGAAGAAGAGGACAAACCTGTGAGCCCTCCCGCAGTGGCCCATACGACAACTGTCCATATTTATTAATGCGTTCAGGATGGGGGACCTTTAATGCATAGAAAAtacactttttaatttatttccgaCTTACTACTATTTTAAGACATAGATCACTATGACTAGGATAGATAATAAGGAACGATATTGGAATAAAGGGATTGTAGCAGCGTCCAAGCagtaaagtaataaatgttaacgATCTACGGCGGTGCTAGAACGATATAGAGTAAACATAAACGATGGATGCAGATTAATTCATATGATAACGATACtgaataaaaagaaaagcGTTAGCATTGACCAAAAGCATCAGTTAGTCTcgtaactttgtttataaacacATGAAGTATTGACGGCCATAAGACGTACATGCACTCTCGCATCTTCTAATCCATCTGAGCTATCATCTATGGTCTATAGTCATGAAGACTTGTTAATTTCTTTCTGTGAAAGCCTCTGCCCGTCTGTCATCGAATTGAggaattaatgtttaaatatttgaagtagatattttaatgacaaaataGTTATGTTGACCGAACCTACCTCTGCTCGGTGTTAGTCTCAGCTCGGCCGCTTCGATCGCTCACAAAATGAAAGAAACAATCTAACATGACAATAGATTATTTCTccaatagtatttaattttaataaaaatatgaccTTTATTAGTCTTAATAATGGTACTGATTAAGTTGGTGATTGATATAAATCAAGTATTGTATTacgaaatactttttaaaatattattggagATTAATATAACCTATGATGCAAACGCTCTAATGAAGTGTCAGATTAGATGAATTATGACCATGCCTacaatgtaatttttcaacaaattaaaacaaatatataataatctaatgcatgttcttaaattaaaatgtatacaagTAATAAATGTTCAGTTTCATGCCTTAATTGTGATCTGTTTGAGGAAATAAGAAGAGTTAGTCGCTGCAAGCGTAATGATtgcaaaaagtaatttaaaataaatgaaaagacCATCTAATAGCATGCCTCGAaaccaaatttaaacaaaccaCAGTGTTCATAGAGTTAAAATAACCGTGTAGTAATTTTCGTAAgagaacaaattaaatatttaatagacaAACATTCAGatatgaaaacaaatttattgcaaaaaaattaaaagtgttttttggAAGTGTTCCTTTcgaaattatatgaaaaatcaTATCTGCATACTTTAAGAAAATATCGACATTGAAAAGGACAGACACAAAATCAAAGCTCAGCGTTagacacatttaaacataatcTTTTCAACTTGATATAACTTgtgcaaatataatttataatgttttttacttaatatactaattattGTAAGTGCAAAAAAGCCGAGTGATTATTATCAAGTTGAAAAGAAATAACTCAGCCGacaatgatttaattaaatataaaaattgaaaaagtcTCAGCGGCAAGATTAATccatcattaattaaaaacctttATCGAGTAGTACTACAAATAAAGCTCATCTCTTAATGATTCTTACGTATCTTAATGATGTTCTTAGTTCAATATCAACacttaaaagtatattttttatcctgataccttttcatttataatattaatctaaagatattataataaaatatttaactttagcTAGATTTTATTGAACCAGCACTACGTATTTTTGGAAATTGTAAAAATTGCCACAGTTAGCAAATTAgtttcgtaaaataaaaatcactgtCAGCAGAGATATCACGCGTGGGTCTTATACTCACCATGCTGACCTTCCTCTGCCGGCGTGCTGTGTCGTGGTGGGTGTCGTTGGCAGGCTTGTGCGTGGGCTGAGTGCTCACCGAATCCTGGAAGGGGTCGCTACGAAGGGACATGCGTTCCCTCGTATTGTCATCCTGATTGCCCCTCTCCTGGTTCACGAACAACTCGTAGCTCTGGCAGGAGAAGTCACTGGGAGACTTGGCAGGATGTGCTTCGGCGTATGCGGCTGCTTCCGCAGCGGCGGCTTGCTCGCGAGCGTGTTGTTCTCTCGCTTCTTGTTTATCCGCTCGAGCCGCTGCCTTTTGTTCCGCTTCCTAATGCAAAAATCAAATACCGTTTAAATTTGTACAAAGTtgaagtttaaaatatattaaacaatgaaaatatatagccatatatataacaaaacgaaatacacattaattaaacatatgtCACTTAGATTAAATCTTGTTTGCTTACCCTTAGTGCTTCTTCTTCAGCCTGCTCTTCCTCCTCTGCTTTCTTCTGCAACTCGTCGTATGACATGGCGACGATAGCCAAGATCAAGTTCACGAGATAGAAAGAGCCGAGGAAAATGATCACAACGAAGAACAGCACGTGCCATGAACCAGCAGACCTTAGAACCTGAATAATTGTGAACAAACGTAAATAATTTCACATTACTGTGGTTGTGAGTGATCTATTGATATATGTATTCGGTGGAGTCTTACTATTAATGGCAAAATCTTGTACCCACGAAACGATACATTTACAATTACagtattttctattatattcctattatattaataataacaatattttaattgaatttttgacAACTAGAAACaactttgaataaattaacgaTTTTTTTGCGATTTATTagcaaacatattattatattaacgtCATTTAGCAGCagttaaatatctttaaatttcGACAAAATAACGACATTTTTGACCTTTAGATTTAGGGACGGAATGttacaattgtttttaatcaactaTGATTCAATTAGTTTCGTAACCTTCACCCtcaaaatttagaaaatattccAGGCAATAATGTTATAAACTTACCAGCTGATATAAGTTTTCCCAGTAATCTTGCGTCATCAATCTGAAAGCTGATAGAAACGCCCAACCGAACGTGTCGAAACTCGTGTAGCCGTAGTTTGGGTTTGGTCCGTACCCTTGTAAACATATGTAGCCTGGTTCACATGTTCTGCAAACAAAAGTAAATCGTTTTATATtctcaaataaattaactgGAATTCTCCGAAACACAAAGACCACCTTATGAGGCATGGCTTACTTTGGCCTATGAGGGAACAAACTACATACAACATTTGAGATTAGAGTTACTAAGtgaagttattttatattacgggaaataaaaaaaaacaagcaaAAGATCGATTGCAACGTTACCGTCTACTGATCATTTAGCTCACAAAAGTAGTCTTGGATGTATGTCTGTTTagagttattaataaatcgcTTGAATGCAAAGGGCATTTATCGATATAGATTTATAAGTCGTGATTTTATAAGGGAATTACTACAACGTTGAGGCGCAATCTTCCATTCCTGAAGCTGAGGTGCTCATGTGTTTGTGGGCAAAAATTGATAGTGAGGTTGTAATATTTGACATCTCATTATCAAGTTAAGCCCACAGACAGATGATTTACGAGTGAATAAGCACAGAAAAATATACACGTCCCATTAtaatcttataataatatagatcaTGTTTCTATTACAATCTTCTTTTAGGTATCTGTGTGctcttttttggcaaaggcctcctccaaatcccgccattcctcTTTGCACTGTGCTACTCTCTGCCATCTTTCACCtgcttttctttaatttgttccatccaccttctaagttgtcttcctcttttccgTTTGCTGTACCATGGGCACCGGTTTAGTACTTTTTTGCTCAAGTTTCTGTGCCTCTTGCCATGTGCCCATTACCACTTTCGTTTATTTCTTCTTATTGTAACATCTGTTACCTTGTTTTTCTTAAagctgtattatttattttgtgtattcTTTTCTTCCCTATCAGACATCGTTCCATCGATGTTTGGTACACCTGTATCTTTATATGCTGAACACGTCTCATTATAAACTAAGGggttttttaatcttttaatcAACATAAAACACAAAACATCTCAAAATAGTAGAAATTGCTTTAGTCTAGACTTATAAATACACCTTATAGACACTGAACATGCAACATACCCTGCTCCTGATGAGTTCCCGCATAATGGATAGTCGTCATTTTCACTATACCAGTtcgctaaaataaaatatgtgagtaaatatatatcacaAAGGAAATACATGTCAGTTATAAACAGATATCTTACTTTCGTTTTGACAAAATCTCTCCCAATTCTCATCAGTCAAGTTGCCCCAACTGCCGTCTTCGGGGAATACCTTTACACATTTCTGCGTTAACACTCCCATGTAGATTTGTAGGCCCATTAACGCAAATACAGATAGGGAGAACATTGTCAAAATAATCACGTCGCGAAGATTTTTCACAGACTCTATGACAGCACCAACGATAGTCTTCAACCCTGAGGAGTAATCGGACTTGTTATATGAACATTTTAAAGGTGCACACGCTTCAAACCTCTAGTACTTACGTAGCTCCTGGGACTTAGATATTTCATTTCAAACTGCTAGAACTACTGAATCTATTTCAATTACACTAAACATATATTACTAAAGTAATAGTAGCACAAGGAATTACCCGGTACGATGGCCACAGTCTTCAGCGCTCGGAGAACTCTGAACGTTCTAAGAGCGGCCAAGTTGCCGAGATCTATGCCCATCGTCACATAACTGCAACACACACCCCACACGACGGCTAGGTTAATATAACTAACTACTTTGTCTAAACATTTACTAGTTACAATT contains:
- the LOC125050382 gene encoding sodium channel protein para isoform X10, with the protein product MSEDLDSISEEEQSLFRPFTRESLAVIEARIAEEHAKQKELEKKRAEGETDLGRTKKKKEVRYDDEDEDEGPQPDATLEQGLPLPVRMQGSFPAELSSTPLEDIDPFYQNQTTFVVISKGRDIFRFSATDALWMLDPFNPIRRVAIYILVHPLFSLFIITTILVNCILMIMPTTPTVESTEVIFTGIYTFESAVKVMARGFILQPFTYLRDAWNWLDFVVIALAYVTMGIDLGNLAALRTFRVLRALKTVAIVPGLKTIVGAVIESVKNLRDVIILTMFSLSVFALMGLQIYMGVLTQKCVKVFPEDGSWGNLTDENWERFCQNETNWYSENDDYPLCGNSSGAGTCEPGYICLQGYGPNPNYGYTSFDTFGWAFLSAFRLMTQDYWENLYQLVLRSAGSWHVLFFVVIIFLGSFYLVNLILAIVAMSYDELQKKAEEEEQAEEEALREAEQKAAARADKQEAREQHAREQAAAAEAAAYAEAHPAKSPSDFSCQSYELFVNQERGNQDDNTRERMSLRSDPFQDSVSTQPTHKPANDTHHDTARRQRKVSMASLSLPGSPFNLRRGSRGSHQMALRPNGRNRYPPGADRKPLVLSTYLDAQEHLPYADDSNAVTPMSEENGAIIIPVYYANLGSRHSSYTSHQSRLSYTSHGDLLGGKAQTKEAKLRGRSASRNHSITSQPHAYALPRQESSLVSRPLKEYEVSTTECTDEAGKVLKQSNDNPFIATSQQPNVVDMRDVMVLNEIIEQAGRQSRASEQNVSVYYFSTAEDDDEGPTFKERLLEWLMKGIDFFCVWDCCWLWLEFQKYVALLVFDPFVELFITLCIVVNTLFMALDHHDMDKDMERALKSGNYFFTATFGIEAMLKLIAMSPKFYFQEGWNIFDFIIVALSLLELGLEGVQGLSVLRSFRLLRVFKLAKSWPTLNLLISIMGRTMGALGNLTFVLCIIIFIFAVMGMQLFGKNYVDYVDRFPGGELPRWNFTDFMHSFMIVFRVLCGEWIESMWDCMLVGDVSCIPFFLATVVIGNLVVLNLFLALLLSNFGSSSLSTPTADQDTNKIAEAFNRISRFIDWVKKNAADVLKIVKSKLTNQIAIHAPGLKAALCARCVSSERVDNELELGADIEDGVLFKDKKLKDQVEVAIGDGMEFTIPGDNKYKKGNILMNNINAITDNHTDNRINSDINHHGYPIQDDDTISQKSYGSHKIRSFKDESHKGSADTIDGEEKKDASKEELGLEEEMIEDEEDGKLDGLAKIDIKVAADEDVVDLTPADCCPEPCYARFPFLAGDDESPFWQGWATLRLKTFRLIENTYFETAVITMILLSSLALALEDVHLPHRPILQDILYYMDRIFTVIFFIEMLIKWLALGFQKYFTNAWCWLDFIIVMVSLINFVAALCGAGGIQAFKTMRTLRALRPLRAMSRMQGMRVVVNALVQAIPSIFNVLLVCLIFWLIFAIMGVQLFAGKYFKCVDMNHTTLSHEIIPDRNACILENYTWENSPMNFDHVGKAYLCLFQVATFKGWIQIMNDAIDSREVGRQPIRETNIYMYLYFVFFIIFGSFFTLNLFIGVIIDNFNEQKKKAGGSLEMFMTEDQKKYYNAMKKMGSKKPLKAIPRPRWRPQAIVFEIVTDKKFDMIIMLFIGFNMLTMTLDHYQQTETFSQILDYLNMIFIVIFSSECLLKIFALRYHYFVEPWNLFDFVVVMFSILSLVLSDIIEKYFVSPTLLRVVRVAKVGRVLRLVKGAKGIRTLLFALAMSLPALFNICLLLFLVMFIFAIFGMSFFMHVKNKGGLDDVYNFKTFVQSMILLFQMSTSAGWDGVLDGIINEEECDLPDNERGYPGNCGSATIGITYLLSYLVISFLIVINMYIAVILENYSQATEDVQEGLTDDDYDMYYEIWQRFDPEGTQYIRYEQLSDFLDVLEPPLQIHKPNKYKIISMDIPICRGDMMFCVDILDALTKDFFARKGNPIEEPGDIVGRPGEVGYEPVSSTLWRQREEYCARLIQHAWRRHRRAHSPAGEGVGGDGSGGEGSAGGAETAVLLDSSGGSAHRVVLQGGGDAPRPPEPAPPPAPV